In a genomic window of Dyadobacter fermentans DSM 18053:
- the msrB gene encoding peptide-methionine (R)-S-oxide reductase MsrB, which yields MREVQKTREEWQQELSSQQCFVLFEKGTERPFSHPYNDNKEEGTYVCAACGTPLFSSETKYDSGSGWPSFFMPVAKENVEEIVDKSHGMIRTEVVCRTCGGHLGHVFNDGPKPTGLRYCTNGAALKFHKAE from the coding sequence ATGAGAGAAGTTCAAAAAACCAGGGAAGAATGGCAGCAGGAACTGAGCAGCCAGCAGTGTTTCGTGCTATTCGAAAAAGGCACTGAGAGGCCGTTTTCACATCCTTATAACGACAACAAAGAAGAAGGCACGTACGTATGCGCCGCCTGCGGCACGCCGCTTTTCAGCTCGGAAACGAAGTATGATTCCGGGTCGGGCTGGCCGAGCTTTTTTATGCCGGTAGCGAAAGAAAATGTGGAAGAAATAGTGGACAAAAGTCACGGAATGATCCGCACGGAAGTCGTTTGCAGAACCTGCGGCGGGCACCTCGGACACGTTTTCAACGACGGCCCCAAACCCACCGGCCTCCGCTACTGCACGAATGGCGCCGCATTGAAATTCCATAAAGCAGAATAG
- a CDS encoding DUF5723 family protein: protein MQKSWLSILGLVCGLTIDAQAQHLPGTAMSNFAGTNALYHNPAFVADSRYSVYVNLVGTQFYTANNHVKYEAPYSFLSLITNTVPAKYHNERGMLLFPRSYLGEKLNGNQKYLNAGGDTRLPSIMFNMFKGKIGVGVSSRVRYMLNTSQVTEPLARLISKTTQLKELQEQVFENQSGQLHLNGLGEVALTLGGTVFDNETDYLKVGFTVKRLIGLYNAHAIIENSSYDIRPDENWENKRQYINVNEINVRYAITRDEGFQNVKPSPAWLLGDAPPGSGWGFDLGAVYEYRPDVHKATYRERGERKRDASKNKYLYRIAVSLTDIGRVHFKNPAYILQQETHTVNKEFRYDTFQKLKGSEGIFNAINSSLDGGPPIAPNFKSVLPMAFQASVDYNVQPNVYVNGLWVQNLISQGAFGMKAESYVGITPRYEHKWYEVSVPISLMNRYRSPAIGLAGRIGPLWIGTDHLTGLLNIGNPRAFNLYFGISGGLFRRPPESQNKCWPPEDSWLRRIFSKR, encoded by the coding sequence ATGCAAAAAAGCTGGTTATCCATATTAGGACTGGTCTGCGGATTAACCATCGACGCCCAAGCCCAGCATCTGCCGGGCACCGCCATGAGCAATTTTGCCGGAACCAATGCGCTATACCACAACCCGGCGTTTGTCGCCGATAGTCGATACAGTGTATATGTAAATCTTGTGGGAACACAATTTTACACGGCTAACAACCACGTCAAGTACGAAGCCCCGTATTCGTTTCTGAGCCTGATCACCAACACCGTCCCGGCCAAATACCACAATGAAAGAGGAATGCTCCTCTTCCCGCGCTCGTACCTGGGCGAAAAGCTGAACGGCAACCAAAAGTACCTGAATGCCGGTGGCGACACGCGCCTGCCGTCGATCATGTTCAATATGTTTAAAGGCAAAATCGGGGTCGGAGTTTCCTCACGCGTGCGCTATATGCTCAACACCAGCCAGGTTACCGAACCGCTGGCGAGGCTGATCAGCAAAACCACGCAGTTGAAAGAGCTGCAAGAGCAGGTATTTGAAAACCAGTCGGGCCAGCTGCACCTGAACGGCCTCGGCGAGGTAGCGCTAACGCTCGGTGGCACCGTTTTCGACAATGAAACCGATTACCTGAAAGTCGGCTTTACGGTCAAAAGGCTTATCGGACTCTACAATGCCCATGCGATCATCGAAAACTCGTCGTATGACATCCGCCCGGATGAGAACTGGGAGAACAAACGGCAGTACATTAATGTAAACGAAATCAACGTGCGCTACGCGATCACGCGCGACGAGGGCTTCCAAAATGTGAAACCTTCGCCCGCCTGGCTGCTCGGCGACGCACCTCCGGGCAGCGGCTGGGGCTTCGACCTTGGCGCGGTGTACGAGTACCGGCCCGACGTTCACAAAGCCACCTACCGCGAAAGAGGCGAACGGAAACGCGATGCGTCGAAAAACAAATACCTCTACCGGATAGCCGTTTCGCTCACCGACATCGGCCGCGTGCATTTCAAAAACCCGGCGTACATTCTGCAACAGGAGACGCACACGGTAAACAAAGAATTCCGCTACGATACATTTCAGAAACTGAAAGGCTCGGAAGGCATTTTCAATGCGATCAACTCGTCGCTCGACGGCGGACCGCCGATCGCCCCGAACTTCAAATCGGTGCTGCCCATGGCATTTCAGGCCAGTGTGGATTACAATGTGCAGCCGAATGTGTACGTGAATGGATTATGGGTACAAAACCTGATCTCGCAGGGAGCTTTCGGAATGAAGGCCGAATCGTACGTCGGCATTACGCCGCGCTATGAGCATAAGTGGTACGAAGTATCGGTGCCGATTTCATTGATGAACCGCTACCGCTCGCCGGCCATCGGCCTTGCCGGACGGATCGGACCATTGTGGATCGGTACGGACCACCTCACCGGTCTGCTCAATATCGGTAATCCCAGGGCATTTAACCTTTACTTCGGCATCTCCGGCGGACTGTTCCGCCGACCGCCCGAATCGCAGAACAAATGCTGGCCGCCGGAAGACTCCTGGCTTCGCCGCATTTTCTCCAAACGATAA
- a CDS encoding circularly permuted type 2 ATP-grasp protein, translating to MNFSFSNYQTENFFDEMFGPSGEIRPGYEHLKNKFENLTHEDLTNRQLATERALLSMGITFNVYSEGEGTERIMPIDIIPRVLSNAEWEWLEKGLKQRIKALNMFIDDVYNDQNILNDGIVPRELIESSKCFLKPCIGLKPPKGIWCHITGTDLIKGDDGTFMVLEDNLRCPSGVSYMLENRELSKQIFPDVLARTGVRPVSDYPTRLLQMLQHLADRPNPTVAVLTPGSYNSAYFEHSYLAQQMGVELVDTRDLVVSDGYVKMRTTNGLQIVDVIYRRIDDTFMDPDAFREDSLIGIPGIFEVYKKGRVALANAPGTGVADDKVVYAYVPRIIKYYLGEEAIIPNVQTYICGEEEDMQYVLENISELVVKEANEAGGYGMLIGPKATEEEHELFRQKIKANPRNYIAQPTISLSRVPCMVDGHAEGRHVDLRPYILYGDDISVIPGGLTRVALRKGSLVVNSSQGGGGKDTWVLY from the coding sequence ATGAATTTTTCATTTTCAAATTATCAAACAGAGAATTTCTTCGATGAGATGTTCGGCCCGTCGGGTGAAATACGTCCGGGTTACGAGCATTTGAAGAATAAATTTGAAAACCTCACGCACGAAGACCTTACCAACCGCCAGCTCGCGACGGAGCGGGCGCTGCTTTCGATGGGCATTACCTTTAATGTGTATTCGGAAGGCGAGGGGACCGAGCGGATCATGCCGATAGACATTATTCCCCGCGTATTGTCCAATGCCGAATGGGAATGGCTGGAAAAAGGATTGAAACAGCGCATTAAAGCGCTGAACATGTTTATCGACGACGTTTACAACGATCAGAATATCCTCAACGACGGCATCGTGCCGCGGGAGCTGATCGAGTCGAGTAAATGCTTTCTCAAACCGTGCATCGGCCTGAAACCTCCCAAAGGCATTTGGTGCCACATTACCGGCACCGACCTTATTAAAGGCGACGACGGCACTTTTATGGTGCTGGAAGATAATCTTCGCTGCCCATCTGGTGTCTCCTATATGTTGGAAAACAGGGAGCTATCGAAGCAGATTTTCCCCGACGTGCTCGCGCGTACGGGCGTGCGTCCGGTGTCCGATTACCCCACGCGCCTGCTGCAAATGCTGCAACACCTCGCCGATCGTCCCAACCCGACCGTCGCCGTACTGACTCCGGGTAGTTACAATTCCGCCTATTTCGAGCATTCCTATCTCGCGCAGCAAATGGGCGTTGAGCTGGTGGACACCCGCGACCTTGTGGTTTCTGACGGCTACGTGAAAATGCGCACCACCAACGGATTGCAGATCGTGGACGTGATCTACCGCCGCATCGACGATACTTTTATGGACCCCGACGCATTCCGCGAGGATTCGCTGATCGGCATTCCCGGCATTTTCGAGGTGTACAAAAAAGGACGCGTGGCATTGGCCAATGCGCCGGGCACCGGCGTGGCCGACGACAAGGTGGTGTACGCCTACGTCCCGCGTATTATAAAGTATTACCTCGGCGAAGAAGCCATTATCCCCAACGTGCAGACGTACATCTGCGGGGAAGAGGAGGATATGCAATACGTTCTTGAGAATATTTCAGAACTCGTTGTGAAAGAAGCGAATGAAGCGGGCGGTTACGGCATGCTCATCGGCCCGAAAGCAACCGAAGAAGAGCACGAACTTTTCCGCCAGAAAATAAAGGCCAATCCGCGGAATTATATTGCGCAACCAACGATTTCACTATCAAGAGTGCCTTGTATGGTGGATGGACACGCCGAAGGACGCCATGTGGACCTCCGGCCCTACATTTTATACGGCGACGACATCAGCGTGATCCCGGGTGGACTCACCCGTGTAGCGCTGCGTAAGGGGTCACTCGTGGTGAACTCGTCGCAGGGTGGTGGCGGAAAAGATACGTGGGTATTGTATTAA
- a CDS encoding esterase family protein produces MQRHITGWFSPALNKEMEIAVYGHYGVALLLIPTAASDYLEYERHGLIDAIEPYIYAGKVKVYCINSINSESWLNPYMHGYDKAARHQAFNDYVIKEVVPFIKEDSSPNNEIIAGGASFGALHAANLFFKHPDYIHGVIAMSGCYDLSVYTDGYYDDNVYFNSPVHYLPNLKAEWHLSMYRDSRHIHFITGSGAYEVPEYSRHISSILASKNVPHELDIWGSDVPHEWDTWKKMLPYYLETRF; encoded by the coding sequence ATGCAACGCCATATAACCGGATGGTTCAGTCCGGCGCTTAACAAGGAAATGGAAATTGCCGTATACGGGCATTATGGAGTTGCCCTCCTGCTCATTCCCACGGCGGCATCCGATTACCTGGAATACGAAAGACATGGGTTGATCGACGCCATCGAGCCTTACATCTATGCGGGCAAGGTGAAAGTGTATTGTATCAACAGCATCAACTCGGAGAGCTGGCTGAATCCCTACATGCATGGCTACGACAAAGCCGCGCGCCACCAGGCATTCAACGATTATGTGATCAAGGAAGTGGTGCCGTTTATCAAAGAGGATTCCAGCCCGAACAACGAAATCATCGCAGGCGGAGCATCGTTCGGGGCGTTGCATGCGGCTAACCTGTTTTTCAAACATCCCGATTACATCCACGGCGTGATCGCGATGAGCGGCTGCTACGACCTGAGTGTGTATACCGACGGTTATTATGATGATAATGTGTATTTCAATTCGCCGGTGCATTATCTGCCGAACCTGAAAGCCGAGTGGCACCTGTCCATGTACCGCGACAGTCGGCATATTCACTTCATCACTGGCTCGGGCGCGTATGAAGTGCCGGAATATTCAAGGCACATTTCCTCGATCCTGGCGTCCAAGAACGTCCCCCACGAGCTCGACATCTGGGGAAGCGACGTCCCGCACGAATGGGATACTTGGAAGAAAATGCTTCCTTATTATCTGGAAACACGGTTTTAA
- the pheS gene encoding phenylalanine--tRNA ligase subunit alpha → MITDRVKELVSEIEQATVSNKEQLEAFRLKYISKKGAVTELFDNLKNILQEDRRAVGQELNTLKNLAQNRFQDFQAALENAADSNPEMLIDLTLPVTPNLQGSLHPLTIVRRRIIEIFERMGFNVSYGPEIEKDWYNFSALNFADNHPAREMQDTFFISKSEGDVKDDVLLRTHTSNVQVRLMERQKPPIRSIMPGRVFRNEAISARAHCVFHQVEGLYVDKNVSFKDLKDTLYHFAKEMFGKDSKIRLRPSYFPFTEPSAEIDVSCFICKGKGCNVCKHTGWVEIAGSGMVDPNVLENCGIDSEEYTGFAFGMGIERITMLRYGINDLRLFTENDVRFLRQFEGA, encoded by the coding sequence ATGATTACCGACCGGGTAAAAGAGTTAGTTTCTGAAATTGAGCAAGCGACAGTTAGCAATAAAGAGCAACTGGAAGCTTTCCGATTAAAATATATCAGCAAGAAAGGCGCGGTAACCGAGCTTTTCGACAACTTGAAAAATATCCTGCAGGAAGACCGCCGCGCTGTGGGACAGGAATTGAACACGCTGAAAAACCTGGCGCAGAACCGCTTCCAGGATTTCCAGGCTGCACTCGAAAATGCTGCCGACAGCAATCCCGAGATGCTCATCGACCTCACCCTGCCCGTTACCCCGAACTTGCAGGGAAGCCTCCACCCGCTAACTATTGTTCGCCGGAGGATCATCGAGATTTTCGAAAGAATGGGTTTCAATGTCTCCTACGGCCCGGAAATCGAGAAGGACTGGTACAACTTCAGCGCATTAAACTTTGCCGACAACCACCCGGCGCGTGAAATGCAGGATACCTTTTTCATTTCCAAAAGCGAGGGCGATGTAAAAGACGATGTGCTCCTGCGCACACACACATCCAACGTGCAGGTGCGCCTCATGGAGCGCCAGAAACCGCCGATCCGCAGCATTATGCCCGGCCGCGTATTCCGCAACGAAGCCATTTCTGCCCGCGCGCATTGCGTTTTCCACCAGGTTGAGGGGCTTTATGTGGATAAAAATGTGAGTTTCAAAGATCTAAAAGATACGTTATACCATTTCGCGAAAGAGATGTTCGGAAAGGATTCTAAAATCCGCCTCCGCCCTTCCTACTTCCCATTCACAGAACCGAGTGCGGAAATTGACGTATCGTGCTTTATATGTAAAGGAAAAGGTTGCAATGTTTGCAAACACACGGGTTGGGTTGAAATCGCCGGTTCAGGCATGGTCGACCCGAACGTGCTCGAAAACTGCGGCATCGACAGCGAAGAATACACTGGTTTTGCATTCGGAATGGGTATCGAGCGGATCACGATGCTTCGTTACGGCATCAACGACCTTCGTTTGTTCACAGAAAACGACGTGAGGTTCCTTCGGCAATTCGAAGGCGCCTGA
- a CDS encoding LytR/AlgR family response regulator transcription factor, with protein MKNYPSFTRPNLSERSYNDSRSYISVQSMGRTIFLTPDVITFLEGEGNYTFIYTNTGKKYLVSKTLKSLAEQLNAKFLRVHKSYLVNADYVVERLEDDRMLKLSCGKEVVVSRRKIKEVSGLLDHTNLIRISA; from the coding sequence ATGAAAAATTATCCCAGCTTTACTCGCCCCAACCTGTCAGAAAGATCTTACAACGACAGCCGTTCCTACATTTCAGTCCAGTCAATGGGCAGAACGATCTTTTTGACTCCCGATGTCATCACTTTCCTGGAAGGTGAAGGAAACTACACTTTTATATATACGAACACGGGGAAGAAGTACCTGGTTTCAAAAACGTTGAAGTCTCTTGCGGAACAGTTGAACGCTAAATTTCTCCGCGTTCACAAATCTTACCTCGTTAATGCCGATTACGTGGTGGAACGTCTGGAAGACGATCGTATGCTGAAACTATCCTGCGGTAAAGAAGTAGTGGTTTCACGTAGAAAAATCAAAGAGGTGTCCGGTCTGCTCGACCACACCAACCTCATCCGCATCAGCGCATAA
- a CDS encoding porin family protein, giving the protein MNILTKVACGCLLCILAFTNVQAQKKGFAFGIKGGVNLSRLTMGDVFTTRYDDSGNPYLGYDGKEVRDNLKESFNTRTGAVGGVWMRFGRTIFIQPEVLVSTKGGSFKIIQNDQEIPVEKTVNIKYSNIDVPLLIGLKGGPFRILAGPVTSFRIGDNQRLRDAFRYYTSDLNNAMSEATFGYQLGAGLDLGSFSLDVRKEGSFTNLASFQVSGQQAAGGSVKQKVSSWQVTLGLKLF; this is encoded by the coding sequence ATGAACATCCTGACAAAAGTGGCCTGCGGCTGTCTGCTATGCATTTTGGCATTCACCAATGTGCAGGCCCAGAAAAAAGGTTTCGCGTTCGGTATCAAGGGAGGGGTGAACCTGTCGCGGCTAACCATGGGCGATGTGTTTACGACACGCTATGACGACAGTGGCAATCCATACCTCGGGTACGATGGTAAAGAGGTGAGAGATAACCTGAAAGAGAGTTTTAATACAAGGACCGGCGCGGTCGGCGGCGTGTGGATGCGCTTCGGGCGGACGATATTTATCCAGCCGGAAGTGCTGGTTTCTACAAAAGGCGGATCATTCAAAATAATCCAGAATGACCAGGAAATACCAGTTGAAAAAACAGTGAACATCAAATACAGCAATATTGATGTACCGTTGCTCATCGGTCTGAAAGGCGGGCCGTTCCGCATTCTCGCGGGGCCGGTAACGTCGTTCCGCATCGGCGACAACCAGCGCCTGCGCGATGCATTCCGTTACTACACTTCCGATCTCAACAATGCGATGTCGGAAGCGACATTCGGTTACCAGCTCGGGGCCGGCCTGGATTTGGGCAGTTTCAGTCTCGACGTAAGAAAAGAAGGCTCCTTCACCAACCTGGCCTCATTTCAGGTAAGCGGCCAACAAGCAGCCGGCGGTTCCGTAAAGCAAAAAGTGAGCAGCTGGCAGGTGACGCTGGGGTTGAAGTTGTTTTAA
- the radA gene encoding DNA repair protein RadA, giving the protein MAKAKTAYFCQECGYNSPKWVGRCPSCGEWNTFVQEVIEKDDKKTAVSWKSVNLANKPRSIAEIVYENEPRIRTFDEELNRVLGGGIVPGSLVLIGGEPGIGKSTLMLQIALTLSNKRVLYVSGEESEAQIKMRAERMAAKSDNCFILTDTQTQNIFRQIEDFQPEILIVDSIQTMQSTYIESGAGSVSQVRECTAEFMKYAKEMGVPVFLIGHITKDGSLAGPKVLEHMVDTVLQFEGDRHNTYRILRTMKNRFGSTSELGIYEMQGNGLRQVSNPSEILISQRDEPVSGIAIGSMMEGNRPLLVEIQSLVSVATYGTPQRSSTGFDAKRLQMLLAVLEKRGGFRLGVQDVFLNVAGGLKVEDPAIDLAVIASLVSSYEDKFIPPSVCFAAEVGLGGEVRAVNRIDSRVSEAEKLGFKKIYISKYNSKGLDLKRGKIEVIPVAHLDELFMSLFLNQ; this is encoded by the coding sequence ATGGCCAAAGCCAAAACGGCATATTTTTGTCAGGAATGTGGGTATAATTCGCCAAAATGGGTCGGCAGATGTCCGTCGTGCGGCGAGTGGAATACTTTCGTTCAGGAAGTGATCGAGAAGGACGACAAGAAGACAGCGGTGTCGTGGAAATCGGTGAACCTGGCGAACAAGCCACGGTCGATTGCCGAAATTGTCTACGAAAATGAGCCGCGCATCCGCACATTCGATGAGGAACTGAACCGTGTGCTGGGTGGAGGTATCGTGCCAGGGTCGTTGGTGCTGATTGGCGGAGAGCCGGGCATCGGCAAATCTACGTTGATGCTGCAAATCGCATTGACGCTTTCTAATAAGAGGGTTCTGTATGTTTCCGGCGAAGAATCCGAGGCGCAGATCAAAATGCGGGCGGAGCGAATGGCGGCCAAAAGCGACAACTGCTTCATCCTCACCGACACACAAACGCAAAATATTTTCAGACAAATAGAAGATTTCCAGCCCGAAATCCTGATCGTCGATTCCATTCAAACCATGCAATCGACCTACATCGAGTCGGGTGCGGGCAGCGTGTCGCAGGTGCGGGAATGCACGGCGGAGTTTATGAAATATGCCAAGGAAATGGGCGTGCCGGTGTTTTTGATCGGCCACATTACCAAAGACGGCTCGCTGGCCGGCCCGAAAGTGCTGGAACACATGGTGGATACCGTGCTGCAATTCGAGGGCGACCGGCACAATACTTACCGCATTCTGCGAACGATGAAGAACCGCTTCGGAAGTACCTCCGAGCTGGGTATTTATGAAATGCAGGGAAATGGCCTCCGGCAGGTGAGTAACCCTTCGGAAATCCTCATTTCGCAGCGCGACGAGCCGGTGAGCGGCATTGCGATCGGCTCGATGATGGAAGGCAATAGGCCATTGCTGGTGGAAATTCAGTCGCTGGTGAGCGTGGCGACTTACGGCACGCCGCAGCGTAGCAGCACCGGTTTCGATGCCAAACGCTTGCAAATGCTGCTGGCCGTGCTGGAAAAGCGCGGCGGTTTCCGGTTAGGCGTGCAGGATGTGTTTCTCAATGTGGCCGGCGGCTTGAAGGTCGAAGATCCGGCGATTGATCTGGCGGTGATCGCCTCGCTGGTGTCTTCCTATGAGGATAAATTCATCCCGCCATCGGTATGTTTTGCGGCGGAAGTCGGGCTGGGTGGGGAAGTTCGTGCGGTGAATCGCATTGATAGCCGCGTTTCGGAGGCGGAAAAGCTGGGTTTTAAGAAGATTTATATTTCAAAATACAACAGCAAAGGGCTGGATTTGAAGCGGGGTAAAATTGAAGTGATCCCGGTGGCGCATTTGGATGAACTTTTTATGTCGCTCTTTCTGAATCAGTAG
- a CDS encoding DUF58 domain-containing protein codes for MSVRQLDLAKVREFGNLEFLAKQLVEGFITGLHKSPFHGFSVEFAEHQLYNTGESTRNIDWKVFAKTDRLYVKRYEEETNLRCHILLDTSSSMYYPEDNFGKMTFSVMAAASLTYLLQRQKDAVSLCTFTEQIEVQTAVKSTPSHVHKIMLELEQQLQTKRPLMKTSVADVLHQIAEKIHKRSLVVIFSDMFDNIEEAERIFSALQHLRHNLHEVLLFHVTDRETEENFAFENRPYEFIDLETGEKIKVQPDQVRESYQQFVGDFYQKLKLKCGQYKIDFIEADIAKGFDPVLLAYLVKHSKMR; via the coding sequence ATGAGTGTCCGCCAACTGGATCTGGCCAAGGTCAGAGAATTCGGAAACCTGGAATTTCTTGCGAAACAGTTGGTAGAAGGTTTCATCACCGGTCTTCACAAATCCCCTTTTCACGGCTTTTCAGTCGAATTTGCCGAACATCAGCTTTACAATACCGGCGAATCCACGCGGAATATCGACTGGAAGGTTTTTGCCAAAACCGACCGGCTTTACGTCAAACGCTACGAGGAAGAGACTAACCTCCGTTGCCACATCCTGCTCGACACATCTTCCTCGATGTATTATCCGGAAGATAATTTCGGCAAAATGACGTTCAGCGTGATGGCGGCTGCGAGCCTTACGTATTTGCTGCAACGCCAGAAAGACGCCGTGAGCCTCTGCACGTTTACAGAGCAGATTGAAGTGCAAACGGCCGTCAAATCTACGCCCTCGCATGTGCACAAAATCATGCTCGAACTGGAACAACAGTTGCAGACCAAACGGCCATTGATGAAAACATCGGTCGCCGACGTGCTGCACCAGATCGCCGAAAAGATCCATAAGCGCTCGCTCGTGGTCATTTTCAGCGATATGTTCGATAATATTGAAGAAGCTGAAAGGATTTTCTCCGCCTTACAGCATTTACGCCATAACCTGCACGAAGTACTGCTTTTCCACGTCACCGACCGCGAAACGGAAGAAAACTTTGCATTTGAAAACCGGCCTTATGAGTTTATCGACCTCGAAACAGGCGAAAAAATCAAAGTCCAGCCGGACCAGGTGCGCGAATCGTACCAGCAGTTTGTGGGCGATTTTTATCAAAAACTGAAACTGAAATGCGGGCAATACAAAATCGACTTCATCGAAGCGGATATTGCCAAAGGTTTCGACCCTGTACTGCTCGCCTATCTGGTGAAGCACTCTAAAATGCGCTGA
- a CDS encoding septal ring lytic transglycosylase RlpA family protein: MLAFAALLPEAFAQVKLGKTETGNASYYSARFHGRKTSFGEVHKSSELLCAHRSYPLNTMLEVTNLENDEKVIVRVNDRGPFSKHRVIDLSKEAARLLGILAKGVANVSVRVVGMEGMVLLSPNEEIDPKSGKVISMK; encoded by the coding sequence ATGTTAGCGTTTGCCGCGCTGTTACCAGAAGCATTTGCACAGGTAAAGTTAGGCAAGACGGAAACCGGAAACGCCTCCTACTACTCGGCGCGATTCCATGGCCGGAAAACCTCCTTCGGCGAAGTACATAAAAGCAGCGAGCTGCTTTGCGCCCACCGGAGCTACCCGCTCAACACGATGCTTGAAGTGACGAATCTTGAAAATGACGAGAAGGTGATTGTTAGAGTCAATGACCGCGGCCCGTTTTCCAAACACCGGGTTATCGATCTCAGCAAAGAAGCAGCCCGCCTGCTGGGCATTCTTGCCAAAGGTGTCGCTAATGTGTCGGTGAGGGTGGTCGGAATGGAAGGAATGGTGCTCTTATCCCCCAACGAAGAAATCGACCCTAAATCGGGCAAAGTCATTTCCATGAAGTAA
- a CDS encoding DUF3276 family protein, with protein sequence METYLKLNIVEDREQIYSKRVRAGKRTYFFDVRSTRSNDYYLTITESRRHPQGDGFTYEKHKMFLYKEDFDKFVEALREAVDHVKTELMPEVDFSQFESKGDEVDVVGESDLKWD encoded by the coding sequence TTGGAAACCTATTTAAAACTAAACATAGTGGAAGACAGAGAGCAAATCTACTCCAAAAGGGTCAGGGCGGGAAAACGGACTTACTTCTTCGATGTTCGCTCTACGCGATCTAACGATTACTATCTTACCATCACAGAAAGCCGTCGCCACCCTCAGGGAGACGGATTTACGTACGAAAAACACAAAATGTTTTTGTACAAAGAGGACTTTGACAAGTTCGTGGAGGCATTGAGAGAAGCGGTTGATCACGTGAAGACGGAATTGATGCCAGAGGTTGACTTCTCGCAATTTGAATCCAAAGGAGACGAGGTAGACGTAGTAGGAGAGTCGGACCTAAAGTGGGATTAA
- the ychF gene encoding redox-regulated ATPase YchF: MSLQCGIVGLPNVGKSTLFNAISTGKAEAANYPFCTIEPNVGVVTVPDERLDVLTKLVNPQKVIPTIIEFVDIAGLVKGASQGAGLGNKFLANIREVDAIVHVVRCFADDNVVHVEGRVDPVFDKEIIDAELQLKDLESIEKKIQKTEKGARAGDAKAKAELEWLKKYKSTLEEGKNARAVEIDPETRESVIGDLQLLTAKPVLYVANVDEGSMLTGNEYSEKLREAVKHEGADVIVLCAAIESQISEIEDPEEHEMFLSEYGLAESGLSKLIKASYALLNLITYFTAGVKEVRAWTIVKGWKAPQAAGVIHSDFEKGFIRAEVIKIADYEQYKTEPAVKEAGKMAVEGKEYVVADGDIMHFRFNV; encoded by the coding sequence ATGAGTCTTCAATGTGGGATTGTCGGATTGCCGAACGTTGGGAAATCCACCCTTTTTAATGCCATTTCTACCGGCAAAGCCGAAGCTGCCAACTATCCATTTTGCACCATAGAGCCCAATGTGGGCGTTGTGACCGTTCCCGACGAACGGCTGGATGTCCTCACCAAGCTGGTTAATCCCCAGAAAGTGATCCCGACGATCATCGAGTTCGTGGACATTGCCGGCCTCGTGAAAGGAGCGAGCCAGGGAGCAGGTTTGGGAAACAAATTTTTGGCTAATATCCGCGAGGTAGATGCGATCGTGCACGTGGTGCGCTGCTTTGCAGATGATAACGTTGTGCACGTGGAAGGCCGCGTAGACCCGGTTTTTGACAAAGAAATCATCGACGCAGAGTTGCAGCTGAAAGACCTGGAATCGATTGAAAAGAAAATCCAGAAGACGGAAAAAGGTGCACGCGCCGGGGATGCCAAAGCCAAAGCAGAGCTCGAATGGTTGAAAAAATATAAGTCGACGCTGGAAGAAGGCAAGAATGCGAGAGCCGTTGAAATCGACCCCGAAACAAGGGAATCGGTGATCGGCGACCTGCAATTGCTTACTGCTAAACCGGTTCTTTATGTAGCCAATGTGGACGAAGGTTCGATGCTAACCGGTAATGAGTATTCGGAAAAGCTCCGGGAAGCCGTGAAACACGAAGGTGCGGATGTGATTGTGCTTTGCGCGGCCATTGAATCGCAGATTTCGGAAATCGAAGATCCCGAAGAGCATGAAATGTTCCTGAGCGAGTACGGCCTGGCAGAATCGGGTTTGAGCAAGCTGATCAAAGCTTCTTACGCGCTTTTGAACCTTATTACCTATTTCACAGCAGGCGTAAAGGAGGTTCGCGCCTGGACGATCGTGAAAGGCTGGAAAGCCCCGCAGGCTGCCGGCGTGATCCACAGTGATTTTGAAAAAGGTTTTATTCGCGCCGAAGTAATTAAAATTGCTGATTATGAGCAGTATAAAACAGAACCCGCGGTGAAAGAAGCCGGTAAGATGGCGGTGGAAGGCAAGGAATACGTGGTTGCGGATGGTGACATTATGCACTTCCGGTTTAATGTGTAG